The genomic window CGCGGCGTCGGAACTCGAGCAACGCCGCGCCGCCGGCATGCCGCCTTTCGCGTTCCAGGCGCTGTTGCGTGCCGACGCGCGAACGCAGGAGTCGGCGCAGGCCTTTTTGACTGCCGCGAACACGGCGGCCGATGGGTTACCTGGCGCCGAACACGTGACCCGCTACCCGGCGGTGCCGCTCGCGATCCAGCGGGTCGCCAACGTGGAGCGCGCGCAGATGCTGATAGAGAGCGGCTCGCGAGCCGCGTTGCAACGCCTGTTGGCGGCGTGGCAGCCGCTGTTGCAGACCGTGCGGCGCAGCGCCGAGGGCAAAGGCGTGATCCGCTGGCTGGTCGATGTCGACCCGCAGCAGATCTGACGGGTTCGGATCAGCCGGCGCGGTCGCAGCCGACGATCTTGAACTCGACACGGCGGTCCAGCGCATCGACCGCGTTGTCTGTTCCGCTGCCGATGAGGTTCTCCCGAAAGCCCATGCCGGCCGCGCGCGTGCGGTCGCCCAGCACGCCAGAGACGCCTGTCAGGCGCTGGCGGATGTAGCCGGCTCTTTGCAGCGACAGCGCATCGTTCAGCGACTCCGCGCCGGTGCGACTGGTGTGGCCGACGATGTCCATGCAGACGTTCGCTTGCGTACTGACCTGCGCGATGCGCGCGAGCCACAGACCGTAGGAACCGCTGACCTTGGGATCGGACCAGAACACGGTGGTGCCGGGGTTGAAAAGAAACTTCACCCCGAGTTGCTTGTTGGCGATGCCGAAAGCGACGATGTTCCCAAACGCCTTGTCGGCTTCGGCGGCGCGATCGAGCTTGACCGATGCAAGGTAGATCCCGCTCAGCACCCGAAGTTGCTCACCAGCGGGTGTCGCGTTGGCCAGGTTGTATTGATTCAGTGCGTCTTCATAGCGGCCCGCGTTGTAGGCGGTGCCGGCCTCGCTCACGATCGGCGCCACCGGCAAGCGTTGCATGTAGTACGCGTCGGCCGGCTGCCCGGCCGGCGTGACGGTGGTGCGCGCATAGCCTTCGATGAGCTGGTCTTTGGGCAGCACCGGGCTGTCTTGCTCGAAAGCCAGCGGCGTGTTGTCGAGCTCGTCGTCGCGCAACACGGCCGACGATTGCGCGACCACCATGCCCTTGCGCAAATCGGTCAACGCGAGGTTGATCTGTAGTGCGCCGCGTGACTTGCCGACCTGCCGCTGACGTGTGAGCGTGCCCGTCAAAAGATAAGTGGCCTTGTCGAGGTTGGCGCGTTGAAACGGCAGCAGCTCAAGCGACGCGTGCTTCGACCGGATGCGATCCGAAACACGACCTTGCAGCAGCTGCGTCGATACGGTCTGCTGCCCACTGTTCGCATCGATCATCGGATCGAGCACCACACCGCGGCGACCTGTGTCCAACATGCCCGACAACGATTGCGTTTGTGACACCAGCGCGTCGGTGACCTGCGCGACGGCCTGGTCGACACGTTGCGCTGCAGTCGTCGGTGCCGACCCGGTGCTGGCACAGCCTGCGATGGTCAAGCCGAGCATCAAGGCTGCGGACAAGGACACTGCTTTGAGCCCCCGCAGCCGAGGAAAGGAGAGCACGGATACGGAAAAAGTCATGGTCGACATTCGCTTTTGAGAAGAGAGGTATCGCCGGCCCGAAGTGGTCCGAGCGAAGCGGATTGAAGAAGCTCGCTGCATCTACTGCGAGAGGCGACGGTTGGATGGACGGTCGCGCTGGCGGCCGCCGCTTTTGCTTTGGCCGATGCGGTCGACGCCATTGAAGAAATCACCATGGGCTCCGGCAATGTCGACGCCTTTGGCTCCGTGGCCAACCCGGTCATTGCGGACGGCGCAGGTGGTGCGGCCTGGGCGGGAAGTCCAGGAAGCGGAGAGACCTCCGTGTGAGTGCGCGTGACCGCCTCGCGCATCTGCCTCAACTTCAACGCCTGTTTCTGCCCGAGTGCAGAGCGTGCTTCAGCGTCGGCATGGCGCGCCTGGAACATCGTGCCGCCGATGACTGCAGCGACCAGTGCGACGCAAAGCGCTGCGATCACGAAGTAACGTGCACTGCCCTGCCGCCGGACTGCGCCACGCGATGTGGCGGAGAGCGCGGCGCCGCTCGACCAGAGTGGGTCCATCTCACTCAGATCGAGCCGCGTCTCAGCAGTCGACTGCCATGCGCCTTGCTCGATCGGTTCGAGCGGGGCCGGGTAGGTCGGATACGTCCCGGTGTTATCCGATGAGCTACCGGAGTTCGTCGATGGCGTTTCGGTTTCGCGGCCATTCAGTTGCGCCCAAAACGCTTCAGTCGTTTGCGTTCGGTCTTGCGGTCGCAGCGCCAATGCGTTGTCGATGGCGGCGAGAAACGGCACGCCGTAGCGGCCTTTGGCCCGCTCTGAAATCGGCGCCAACCGGTCTTCCATCAAACGCTCGATCGCGGCCATCGGCCGCTCGCCGGTGATCGCTGCGTACACCACGCCCGCCAGTGCATACACGTCGGTCCAGGGGCCTTGCTTCATCGACGGCGCCTCGCCGTATTGCTCGATGGAGGCAAAGCCGCGCTGGCGCACAGCATTGGGTGTCTGCGCGATGTTGCCGATAACGCGACGTGCCGCGCCCAGGTCGAGCAACACCGGGCCACTGCGCGATACGATGATTTTTTCGGGCGCTACGTCGCGGTGCAGGCAACGCACCGCGTGCATCGCGGAAAGCCCGGCAAGCAACGGGTGCAGCAGATCGAGCAGCTGCTTTTCGTCCGGAGCGTGACCGAGATCGGCGAGCCACTGCGCCAGCGTCGGGCCTTCGTAGTACGGCATGGCCATGTAAGCCGTGTCATTGGCCTCCCACCAACGCAGCACCTTCACGACGGCCGGATGATCGAAGCGCGCGAGCGTCCGGGCTTCGTTGATGAAGCTGCGCAACCCTGACTGATAAAGGTCGACATGCCGCTCCGACTTGACGACCACCGCGGGCGATGCAGCCGACCGAGCAGCCAGCGCAGCCGGCAGGTATTCCCTGATGGCAATGCGCTCTCTTGAAGAAGGATCGAAGGCAAGGTAGACGATGCCGAAGTCGCCTTCGGCGATCAGACCCGTGATCTCGTATTCGAACGGCTTCGTGCTCTCGGCCGATGCAGCCGCGCCCGCCCCGTTTTCCTCGATGCGATGCCGCGTCGACGTCATTGAACCCCCCTGTTTTGGGAGGCACTCTAACAGTGTCATGAATACAAAATAGCTACACGATTCGACACATTCAAGTTTGAATGTGAACCGCTGCAGACGTCCCGCCCAACCCTGTCGAGGTTTGTTTTTGTCCGTTCTTCCTACGCCGCGAGAGGCGCTCGCGCCCTAATCTCTGGCGATGAAAAATCAGTCGATGCCAATGCCGAGACGTCTGCTGCGTTGGGTCATGCCTTTGATGATTTCCCTGGCGCCTTGGTCGGCCCATGCGCAGGAAGACTCGAGCGCCGAGGGCTTGCGAGCGCAATACAAGACGATGACGCCGGCCCTGGCCAGCAATCCGTTTCATCGCAAGTTGGTGCTTCAGTCCGAGGAAGGTTCGGGCAAGCTGAGCGGCAATATCTATGCGGTGGTGGACCATCCGTATGCCGACGTCGCCAGCGCCTTCAAGCTGCCGGCCACCTGGTGCGGTGTGCTCATGCTGCATCTCAATACCAAATACTGCGGCGTGCAGGGAAGCGGCGCCAGCCCGACGCTCAATGTTGCAGTCGGGCGCAAGTTCGATCAGCCTGTGGCAGACGCCTCACAAGTCAATTTCGTTTACTCGCTCAAGGCCGCGACAGCGGACTACCTCGACGTCAATCTGAATGCCGCGAGCGGGCCGATGTCGACGCGAGACTACCGCATCGTGCTCGAGGCAACGCCTATCGACGCCAGCACGACTTTCATTCATCTCGGCTATTCGTATGGCTACGGCGCGGCGGCCAAGATCGCGATGC from Variovorax sp. PAMC28562 includes these protein-coding regions:
- a CDS encoding OmpA family protein, which produces MSAALMLGLTIAGCASTGSAPTTAAQRVDQAVAQVTDALVSQTQSLSGMLDTGRRGVVLDPMIDANSGQQTVSTQLLQGRVSDRIRSKHASLELLPFQRANLDKATYLLTGTLTRQRQVGKSRGALQINLALTDLRKGMVVAQSSAVLRDDELDNTPLAFEQDSPVLPKDQLIEGYARTTVTPAGQPADAYYMQRLPVAPIVSEAGTAYNAGRYEDALNQYNLANATPAGEQLRVLSGIYLASVKLDRAAEADKAFGNIVAFGIANKQLGVKFLFNPGTTVFWSDPKVSGSYGLWLARIAQVSTQANVCMDIVGHTSRTGAESLNDALSLQRAGYIRQRLTGVSGVLGDRTRAAGMGFRENLIGSGTDNAVDALDRRVEFKIVGCDRAG
- a CDS encoding serine/threonine protein kinase; the protein is MTSTRHRIEENGAGAAASAESTKPFEYEITGLIAEGDFGIVYLAFDPSSRERIAIREYLPAALAARSAASPAVVVKSERHVDLYQSGLRSFINEARTLARFDHPAVVKVLRWWEANDTAYMAMPYYEGPTLAQWLADLGHAPDEKQLLDLLHPLLAGLSAMHAVRCLHRDVAPEKIIVSRSGPVLLDLGAARRVIGNIAQTPNAVRQRGFASIEQYGEAPSMKQGPWTDVYALAGVVYAAITGERPMAAIERLMEDRLAPISERAKGRYGVPFLAAIDNALALRPQDRTQTTEAFWAQLNGRETETPSTNSGSSSDNTGTYPTYPAPLEPIEQGAWQSTAETRLDLSEMDPLWSSGAALSATSRGAVRRQGSARYFVIAALCVALVAAVIGGTMFQARHADAEARSALGQKQALKLRQMREAVTRTHTEVSPLPGLPAQAAPPAPSAMTGLATEPKASTLPEPMVISSMASTASAKAKAAAASATVHPTVASRSRCSELLQSASLGPLRAGDTSLLKSECRP